A genomic region of Photobacterium swingsii contains the following coding sequences:
- the yajC gene encoding preprotein translocase subunit YajC, translated as MSLFISQAHAAAEGAPQGGSMQLFIMLGLFAVIFYFMIYRPQAKRAKEHKDLMSSMGKGDEVLTNGGLLGKISKVSEDNDYIVIALNDSTEVTIKKDFVTAVLPKGTMKSL; from the coding sequence ATGAGTCTTTTCATTTCTCAAGCTCATGCCGCAGCTGAAGGTGCACCACAAGGCGGAAGCATGCAGCTTTTCATCATGCTTGGTCTGTTTGCTGTAATTTTTTACTTCATGATTTACCGTCCACAGGCGAAACGTGCGAAAGAGCATAAAGATCTAATGTCTTCGATGGGCAAAGGTGATGAAGTGCTAACAAACGGCGGCCTACTAGGTAAGATCTCTAAAGTATCTGAAGATAACGACTACATTGTTATCGCGCTTAACGACAGCACTGAAGTAACAATTAAGAAAGACTTCGTGACTGCTGTTCTGCCAAAAGGCACGATGAAGTCTCTATAA
- the tgt gene encoding tRNA guanosine(34) transglycosylase Tgt, translated as MKFELDKTQGRARRGRLQFERGTVETPAFMPVGTYGTVKGMTPEEVKDTGAQILLGNTFHLWLRPGQEVMKLHGDLHDFMQWQGPILTDSGGFQVFSLGAMRKITEEGVHFRNPVNGDKIFMDAEKSMEIQYDLGSDIVMIFDECTPYPATHDEAKKSMEMSLRWAQRSRNHFDKQENPNALFGIVQGGVYEDLRDVSVEGLTKIGFDGYAVGGLAVGEPKEDMHRILEHTCPQLPQDKPRYLMGVGKPEDLVEGVRRGIDMFDCVMPTRNARNGHLFVTGGVIKIRNAKHKTDTTPLDPHCDCYTCRNYSKAYLYHLDKCNEILGSRLNTIHNLRYYQRLMESIRKAIDEDRFDAFVEEFYARRDREVPPLKNA; from the coding sequence GTGAAATTTGAATTAGATAAAACGCAAGGTCGTGCTCGTCGCGGTCGCTTGCAGTTCGAACGCGGTACGGTTGAAACCCCAGCGTTCATGCCAGTAGGTACTTACGGTACTGTTAAGGGTATGACACCTGAAGAAGTAAAAGACACAGGTGCACAAATCCTACTTGGTAATACGTTCCACCTATGGCTACGCCCAGGCCAAGAAGTGATGAAACTTCACGGCGATTTGCATGACTTCATGCAATGGCAAGGCCCTATCCTGACTGATTCAGGCGGCTTCCAAGTATTCAGCCTAGGTGCAATGCGTAAAATCACTGAAGAGGGTGTTCACTTCCGTAACCCTGTAAACGGTGACAAGATTTTCATGGACGCTGAAAAGTCGATGGAAATTCAATACGATTTAGGTTCTGACATCGTGATGATCTTCGACGAGTGTACGCCATACCCTGCGACACACGACGAAGCGAAAAAATCGATGGAGATGTCACTACGTTGGGCACAACGCAGCCGTAACCACTTCGACAAACAAGAAAACCCGAATGCACTTTTTGGTATCGTGCAGGGTGGTGTGTATGAAGATCTGCGTGATGTATCGGTTGAAGGCCTAACAAAAATTGGCTTTGACGGTTATGCCGTTGGCGGCCTAGCAGTGGGTGAGCCGAAAGAAGACATGCACCGTATTCTTGAGCATACGTGTCCACAATTGCCTCAAGATAAACCACGCTACTTAATGGGCGTAGGTAAACCAGAAGATTTAGTAGAAGGTGTTCGTCGCGGTATCGATATGTTCGACTGTGTAATGCCTACTCGAAATGCCCGAAATGGCCACCTATTTGTGACCGGCGGTGTGATCAAGATCCGTAATGCGAAACATAAAACAGACACAACGCCTCTAGATCCGCATTGTGACTGTTACACTTGTCGTAATTACTCTAAGGCGTATTTATACCACTTAGATAAATGTAACGAGATTCTTGGTTCACGTCTGAATACAATTCATAACTTGCGTTACTACCAACGTTTGATGGAAAGTATCCGTAAGGCGATTGACGAAGATCGTTTCGATGCGTTTGTAGAAGAATTCTATGCGCGTCGTGACCGTGAAGTTCCACCACTAAAAAATGCTTAA
- the queA gene encoding tRNA preQ1(34) S-adenosylmethionine ribosyltransferase-isomerase QueA, which translates to MQVSDFHFDLPDELIARYPQPERTASRLLQLTGNTGELQHKGFKDMLDLVEPGDLLVFNNTRVIPARVFGRKESGGKIEVLVERMLDEKSILAHVRASKSPKPGNVLFLGDNDEHQAEMVARHDTLFEIRFTGDKTVLEVLEEVGHMPLPPYIDRPDEDADKERYQTVYNAKPGAVAAPTAGLHFDDELLAAIKAKGANFAFVTLHVGAGTFQPVRVDDINDHHMHSEYVEVPQDVVDAVLTTKANGGRVIAVGTTSVRSLESAAQDALKNGTELVPFFGDTDIFIYPGGYEFQLVDALVTNFHLPESTLIMLVSTFAGYDHTMHAYQVAVENQYRFFSYGDAMFITRRTQG; encoded by the coding sequence ATGCAAGTTTCTGATTTTCACTTTGACCTACCTGATGAGCTGATTGCTCGTTACCCACAACCTGAGCGTACTGCCAGCCGACTCCTTCAGTTGACGGGCAATACTGGCGAACTGCAGCATAAAGGCTTTAAAGATATGCTGGATTTGGTTGAGCCGGGTGATTTACTCGTGTTCAACAATACTCGAGTGATCCCTGCTCGCGTTTTTGGCCGTAAAGAGTCAGGTGGCAAAATTGAAGTGTTAGTTGAGCGTATGCTAGATGAAAAAAGCATCCTAGCTCATGTTCGTGCTTCTAAATCACCAAAACCGGGTAATGTCCTGTTTTTAGGCGATAATGATGAGCACCAAGCTGAAATGGTTGCGCGTCACGATACCTTATTTGAAATCCGTTTTACGGGTGATAAAACGGTACTGGAAGTATTGGAAGAAGTGGGCCACATGCCACTACCGCCTTACATTGACCGCCCAGATGAAGATGCTGATAAAGAACGTTACCAAACGGTCTACAATGCTAAACCAGGTGCAGTTGCAGCACCAACGGCTGGTCTTCACTTTGATGACGAGTTATTAGCGGCTATTAAGGCAAAAGGCGCTAACTTTGCTTTTGTAACCTTGCACGTAGGTGCGGGTACTTTCCAACCTGTTCGTGTAGATGATATTAATGATCACCACATGCACTCTGAATACGTTGAAGTTCCACAAGACGTGGTTGATGCGGTACTTACGACTAAGGCTAATGGCGGTCGTGTGATTGCAGTGGGAACAACATCAGTACGTTCGCTTGAGTCAGCAGCACAAGATGCACTGAAAAATGGTACAGAATTGGTGCCTTTCTTTGGTGATACCGATATCTTCATCTACCCAGGTGGCTATGAATTCCAACTGGTTGATGCGCTTGTGACAAACTTCCACTTGCCTGAATCTACTTTGATCATGCTAGTGAGCACGTTTGCAGGTTACGACCATACTATGCATGCTTATCAAGTAGCGGTTGAAAATCAATATCGCTTCTTTAGTTACGGTGATGCGATGTTTATTACGCGTCGTACCCAAGGCTAA
- a CDS encoding S1 family serine peptidase, with product MARYIVLLLLCYISLPVFASSPVASPRIIGGVTSQNDELPWQVYLNISFPNDGTYVCGGVLVAQDVVLTAAHCLQNGGLIADAADIKVWGGISSIFSATSRNALSVSSRIINTNYNASRFSNDIAVLKLRSPAPDSAKPILIATQDQQERADLAFRTNYTQGGNNPANLLVSGWGSTSVNGSSGSSSLQQTLLTGVPDNICSNQWGAGVTDGEANIFVCAISPSPLVVRDSCFGDSGGPLVWQDPLRASDPDFGLRLLGLVSFGDGCASSLPGVYTEVLPFVGWINGLTTNSLLAVSTPALSIDPFAKDYSNAGTDIAVPSTDNISGSDGGGSVGILVILGLFSLAMKRSRAAV from the coding sequence ATGGCTAGGTATATTGTTTTACTGCTGTTGTGCTACATAAGCTTACCTGTATTTGCATCATCCCCAGTTGCATCCCCTCGTATTATTGGTGGCGTGACCAGCCAAAATGATGAACTCCCTTGGCAGGTTTATCTCAATATCTCATTCCCGAATGATGGCACCTATGTTTGTGGTGGCGTGCTGGTGGCGCAAGATGTTGTATTAACGGCGGCTCACTGCTTACAAAATGGCGGCCTTATTGCCGATGCGGCTGATATTAAAGTTTGGGGGGGGATCTCAAGCATATTTAGCGCGACATCGCGTAATGCATTGTCTGTTAGCAGTCGCATTATTAATACGAATTATAATGCGTCCCGTTTTTCCAATGACATTGCCGTTCTAAAATTGCGTTCACCTGCACCAGATAGTGCTAAACCAATACTCATTGCCACCCAAGATCAACAAGAACGTGCTGATCTTGCTTTTCGAACCAATTATACCCAGGGTGGAAATAACCCCGCTAACCTTTTGGTATCTGGCTGGGGTAGTACCAGTGTGAACGGCTCATCGGGTTCGTCGTCTTTGCAACAAACCTTATTAACTGGGGTACCTGATAATATCTGTAGTAACCAATGGGGGGCCGGTGTGACTGATGGTGAAGCTAACATTTTTGTTTGTGCCATTTCGCCTTCTCCCTTGGTTGTGCGTGATAGTTGTTTTGGTGACTCTGGTGGACCATTAGTATGGCAAGACCCGCTACGAGCTAGCGACCCTGACTTTGGGCTACGTTTACTTGGGTTGGTGAGCTTTGGTGATGGTTGTGCCAGCTCGTTACCGGGGGTGTATACCGAGGTACTCCCTTTTGTTGGCTGGATCAATGGATTAACGACTAACAGCTTATTAGCGGTGAGTACACCAGCACTGAGTATTGATCCGTTTGCAAAGGATTACAGTAACGCTGGAACCGATATTGCAGTGCCAAGTACTGATAATATCTCAGGAAGCGATGGTGGAGGCAGTGTTGGTATTCTCGTCATCTTAGGGCTATTTAGTTTAGCCATGAAGCGTTCGCGAGCGGCTGTTTAG
- a CDS encoding CBS domain-containing protein has protein sequence MFTVADMMTQNPYALGPYSTLADAKDLMEKHTIRHVPVIDENHHLLGLVTQRDVLSAQESSLEMITQSNFMSALDIQLIKCMNRSLMSVDCHAGLKEAALYMQKHKIGCLPVVEDKVLVGIITDSDFVSIAITLLEIQDEVEPTEVEA, from the coding sequence ATGTTCACTGTCGCAGATATGATGACTCAAAATCCATACGCACTAGGCCCTTACAGCACCTTGGCTGACGCGAAAGATTTAATGGAAAAACACACGATTCGCCACGTTCCTGTCATTGATGAAAACCACCACCTTCTAGGCTTAGTCACCCAGCGCGATGTGCTCTCAGCACAAGAGTCGAGCTTAGAAATGATCACCCAAAGCAATTTTATGTCAGCACTCGATATTCAGCTGATAAAATGCATGAATCGTTCGCTAATGAGTGTGGATTGTCATGCAGGCTTGAAAGAAGCGGCCTTGTATATGCAAAAGCATAAGATTGGCTGCCTACCTGTGGTAGAAGATAAAGTCTTAGTGGGGATTATTACCGACAGTGATTTTGTCTCTATTGCAATTACTTTGTTGGAAATCCAAGATGAGGTCGAGCCAACAGAAGTTGAGGCATAA
- a CDS encoding acyl carrier protein phosphodiesterase — protein MNFLAHLDLADFCQSHLAGNLLADFVRGDPYKQHTKAAADGIKLHRFVDGYIDAMPQVKQCQRLFRPETRRVSGIALDLTWDHFLAKHWLRYHSHSLLEFVTQAQQDVERYQYNLPESYQQMSARMWQQQWLIQYQEAATIETALTRMAIRRPKLHQLANTPTDIFTHYQQLETTFHAIYPQIQQAALGYRQQQNTAS, from the coding sequence GTGAACTTTTTAGCACATTTGGATCTCGCTGATTTTTGCCAAAGCCATTTGGCAGGTAACTTACTGGCTGATTTTGTCCGAGGCGATCCTTACAAACAACATACTAAAGCTGCAGCTGATGGTATCAAGCTACATCGCTTTGTTGATGGGTATATCGACGCCATGCCACAGGTTAAACAATGCCAACGCTTGTTTAGGCCAGAGACGCGTCGTGTCAGTGGTATAGCCCTTGATCTCACTTGGGATCATTTCCTTGCCAAGCACTGGCTCCGCTATCACTCGCACTCCCTACTCGAATTTGTCACCCAAGCCCAACAAGATGTAGAACGTTATCAGTACAACTTACCTGAAAGCTACCAACAAATGAGTGCTCGTATGTGGCAGCAACAATGGCTCATTCAATACCAAGAAGCCGCCACCATAGAAACAGCCCTGACACGAATGGCAATTCGCCGTCCCAAATTACATCAACTTGCCAACACACCAACAGACATTTTTACGCACTACCAACAACTTGAAACCACATTTCACGCGATTTACCCGCAAATTCAGCAAGCTGCGTTAGGTTATCGCCAACAGCAAAACACAGCTTCATAG
- the aceA gene encoding isocitrate lyase, which translates to MTLTRQQQIEAIEKDWAENPRWKHVKRTYTAEEVINLRGSFAPANTIAQRGADKLWDLVNGSAKKGYVNCLGALTGGQAVQQAKAGIEAIYLSGWQVAADNNTASTMYPDQSLYPVDSVPAVVSRINNAFRRADQIQWANGSNPEEGIDYFLPIVADAEAGFGGVLNAYELMRNMIDAGAAGVHFEDQLASVKKCGHMGGKVLVPTQEAVQKLVAARLAADVAGTTTLVIARTDANAADLLTSDCDPYDRDFIEGERTQEGFYKVRAGIDQAISRGLAYAPYADLIWCETAKPCLEEARKFAEAIHAQYPDQLLAYNCSPSFNWEKNLDAETIAKFQQELSDMGYKYQFITLAGIHNMWFNMFELAHSYAQGEGMRHYVEKVQRPEFAAAEKGYTFVAHQQEVGTGYFDKMTNTIQGGNSSVTALTGSTEEDQF; encoded by the coding sequence ATGACACTGACTCGCCAACAACAAATTGAAGCTATTGAAAAAGATTGGGCTGAGAACCCACGTTGGAAACACGTGAAGCGTACTTACACAGCAGAAGAAGTGATTAATTTACGTGGTTCGTTTGCACCGGCTAATACGATAGCTCAGCGTGGTGCTGATAAGCTATGGGACCTTGTTAATGGGTCGGCGAAAAAAGGATACGTCAACTGTCTTGGTGCGCTAACAGGTGGCCAAGCCGTACAGCAAGCGAAAGCCGGTATTGAAGCGATTTATCTTTCTGGTTGGCAAGTGGCGGCGGATAATAATACCGCATCTACTATGTATCCAGATCAGTCTTTGTACCCAGTTGATTCAGTACCCGCAGTGGTTAGCCGTATTAATAATGCGTTTCGTCGTGCCGACCAAATCCAATGGGCCAATGGCAGTAACCCAGAAGAAGGAATTGATTATTTCCTACCGATTGTTGCTGATGCAGAAGCGGGTTTCGGTGGCGTATTGAATGCGTATGAGTTAATGCGCAATATGATTGATGCTGGTGCGGCAGGTGTGCACTTTGAAGATCAGCTTGCGTCGGTGAAAAAATGTGGCCATATGGGCGGTAAGGTTTTAGTACCGACCCAAGAAGCCGTGCAAAAATTGGTTGCGGCACGTTTGGCGGCTGATGTGGCAGGCACAACAACCTTGGTGATTGCACGTACCGATGCTAACGCAGCAGATTTGTTGACGTCTGATTGCGACCCATATGATCGTGACTTCATTGAAGGTGAACGTACTCAAGAAGGCTTCTACAAAGTCCGTGCAGGTATTGACCAAGCCATTTCTCGTGGTCTGGCTTATGCGCCATATGCGGATCTTATTTGGTGTGAAACCGCGAAACCATGTCTTGAAGAAGCCCGTAAATTTGCCGAAGCGATTCATGCGCAGTACCCAGATCAGCTATTAGCTTATAACTGTTCTCCATCGTTTAACTGGGAGAAAAACCTAGATGCAGAGACGATTGCGAAATTCCAGCAAGAGCTATCAGATATGGGTTATAAGTACCAGTTTATTACCTTAGCGGGTATTCATAATATGTGGTTTAACATGTTTGAACTGGCGCACTCATATGCACAGGGTGAAGGCATGCGCCATTACGTTGAGAAAGTACAGCGTCCTGAGTTTGCTGCGGCTGAAAAAGGCTATACCTTTGTTGCGCATCAGCAAGAAGTGGGTACAGGTTATTTCGATAAGATGACCAATACGATTCAAGGTGGTAATTCTTCAGTGACGGCACTGACGGGCTCTACTGAAGAAGACCAATTTTAA
- the aceB gene encoding malate synthase A translates to MSTDNTLSSHHVKLSLQKALSPDQQEIVSDEALAFLERLVERFAEQVPSLLNARDERQQRIDAGELPDFLAETANIREGSWSIQNIPADLQDRRVEITGPVERKMVINALNANVKVFMADFEDSFSPAWDEVVAGQRNLRDAVNGTISYTNPTNGKQYQLNDDPAVLICRVRGLHLPEKHLLWQGVPIPGALFDFALYFFHNYKQLLAKGSGPYFYLPKLQAHQEAAWWSDVFSFAEDEMGLSRGTIKATVLIETLPAVFEMDEILYSLQEHIVGLNCGRWDYIFSYIKTLRNYPDRILPDRQVVTMEKPFLNAYSRLLVRTCHRRGAFAMGGMAAFIPSKDAEKNAWVLNKIQTDKSLEANNGHDGTWVAHPGLADTACAVFNETLGNRHNQLDVSRSEDAPITAAELLAPCDGERTEEGMRHNIRVAVQYIEAWITGNGCVPIYGLMEDAATAEISRASIWQWIKHGKDLSNGKVVTAALFEEMLAEEMQVLEQELGSDIFAAGQYQEAAELMARLTTSDELMNFLTVPGYEYLP, encoded by the coding sequence ATGTCCACTGATAACACTTTGTCCTCTCATCATGTAAAGCTATCGCTTCAAAAAGCGCTATCTCCCGATCAGCAAGAAATTGTCAGTGATGAAGCACTGGCTTTTTTAGAGCGTTTGGTTGAACGCTTTGCTGAGCAAGTGCCGAGCCTACTCAATGCAAGGGATGAGCGACAACAACGTATTGATGCTGGCGAGCTACCTGATTTCTTAGCGGAAACGGCCAATATTCGCGAAGGGAGCTGGTCGATTCAAAATATTCCTGCTGATTTGCAAGATCGTCGCGTTGAGATCACGGGGCCAGTCGAACGTAAGATGGTCATCAATGCTTTGAATGCCAATGTGAAGGTGTTCATGGCGGATTTTGAAGATTCTTTTTCACCTGCCTGGGATGAAGTTGTCGCTGGGCAGCGAAATCTACGTGACGCGGTGAATGGCACTATCAGTTACACCAACCCCACTAACGGTAAGCAATATCAGCTTAACGATGATCCTGCCGTATTAATCTGTCGTGTGCGCGGTCTTCACCTGCCTGAGAAGCATTTGCTATGGCAAGGTGTGCCTATTCCTGGTGCTTTGTTTGATTTTGCTTTGTATTTTTTCCATAACTACAAGCAGCTACTTGCAAAAGGCAGCGGCCCGTATTTTTACTTACCTAAACTGCAAGCGCATCAGGAAGCGGCATGGTGGAGTGATGTCTTTAGCTTTGCAGAAGATGAAATGGGCTTATCGCGCGGCACCATTAAAGCGACAGTTTTGATTGAGACCCTACCTGCTGTGTTTGAGATGGACGAAATCCTCTATAGCTTGCAAGAACATATAGTGGGTTTGAACTGCGGCCGTTGGGATTACATCTTTAGCTACATCAAAACCCTACGCAATTACCCAGATCGCATTTTGCCTGATCGTCAAGTTGTCACCATGGAAAAGCCTTTCTTAAATGCTTACTCACGCTTGCTGGTACGTACCTGTCATCGTCGTGGTGCCTTTGCTATGGGAGGCATGGCGGCCTTTATTCCATCAAAAGATGCCGAGAAAAATGCTTGGGTACTCAATAAGATCCAGACTGATAAGTCACTGGAAGCCAATAATGGTCACGACGGTACTTGGGTTGCTCACCCAGGTTTGGCTGATACAGCCTGTGCGGTTTTCAATGAAACATTGGGTAACCGTCATAACCAACTTGATGTGAGTAGAAGTGAGGATGCGCCTATTACTGCCGCAGAGTTGCTTGCGCCGTGTGATGGTGAGCGAACGGAAGAGGGAATGCGTCATAACATTCGTGTGGCGGTGCAATACATTGAAGCTTGGATCACAGGTAATGGTTGCGTACCGATTTACGGTTTGATGGAAGATGCAGCAACGGCTGAAATATCACGTGCTTCCATTTGGCAATGGATTAAGCACGGTAAAGATTTGAGTAATGGCAAAGTGGTTACCGCAGCTTTGTTTGAGGAGATGCTTGCAGAAGAAATGCAAGTGCTAGAGCAAGAGTTGGGAAGTGACATTTTCGCGGCAGGGCAATACCAAGAAGCGGCTGAATTAATGGCGCGATTGACGACCAGCGATGAACTTATGAATTTCTTAACGGTACCGGGGTATGAGTATTTACCTTAG
- a CDS encoding hydrogen peroxide-inducible genes activator, whose product MNKFPSLKQLNYIVTLSETRHFGEAAKLCFVSQSTLSSGVQNLEELIGCQLIERDNKSLVFTSMGEEVVTRARELLARSRDLMELSNCTGDGMEGQLRIGCIPTIAPFLLCDLVQEVNRCFPKLDLLLREDTTANLLTALRNGEMDVLILALPMEINGMQSKIVGRDAFKMVISQKQANTVRVPIRYDDLPDASVFLLEREHCLTDHAVSACQLTSKDKINPFSATSLHTLVQMVANGMGMTFIPQMAIDHGLLDNQNLVVVEPPGHEAYREIGLVWRPTSSRIHTFNQLADVVQGLL is encoded by the coding sequence ATGAACAAGTTTCCTTCCTTAAAGCAACTTAACTATATAGTCACATTGTCAGAAACGCGCCATTTTGGTGAAGCGGCCAAACTGTGCTTTGTGAGCCAGTCCACCCTGAGTTCGGGGGTACAAAATCTTGAAGAGCTAATCGGTTGTCAGCTGATTGAGCGGGATAACAAGTCCCTTGTCTTTACCTCTATGGGCGAAGAAGTCGTAACGCGTGCGCGTGAGCTGCTTGCGCGTTCGCGTGATTTGATGGAGTTATCCAATTGCACGGGCGATGGCATGGAAGGGCAGCTGCGTATTGGTTGTATTCCCACGATTGCCCCTTTCTTATTGTGTGATTTAGTCCAAGAAGTGAATCGATGCTTTCCTAAGCTGGATTTATTGCTACGTGAAGACACAACAGCCAACTTACTGACAGCGCTGCGTAACGGTGAGATGGATGTGCTTATCTTGGCCTTGCCGATGGAAATCAACGGCATGCAAAGCAAGATCGTCGGCCGTGATGCGTTTAAGATGGTCATTAGCCAAAAACAGGCCAATACAGTGCGGGTGCCGATTCGTTACGATGATTTACCTGACGCATCCGTATTTTTACTTGAGCGAGAGCATTGCTTAACCGACCATGCGGTGTCGGCATGCCAACTGACCAGTAAAGATAAGATAAATCCGTTTTCAGCCACGAGCCTGCATACTCTAGTGCAAATGGTAGCGAACGGTATGGGGATGACGTTTATTCCACAGATGGCGATTGATCATGGTTTGTTAGATAATCAAAATCTTGTGGTTGTTGAACCACCTGGCCATGAAGCTTACCGTGAAATCGGCCTCGTCTGGCGTCCGACGTCTAGTCGTATTCATACTTTTAATCAACTGGCCGATGTGGTTCAAGGGTTACTTTAA
- a CDS encoding peroxiredoxin C: MVLVGRQAPDFTAAAVLGNGEIVDNFNFAEFTKGKKAVVFFYPLDFTFVCPSELIAFDKRFEDFQAKGVEVIGVSIDSQFSHNAWRNTAVEDGGIGQVKYPLVADVKHEICKAYDVEHPEAGVAFRGSFLIDEDGAVRHQVVNDLPLGRNIDEMLRMVDALNFHQKNGEVCPAQWEEGKAGMDASPKGVADYLSEHTSDLGK, translated from the coding sequence ATGGTACTAGTAGGTCGTCAAGCACCAGATTTTACTGCTGCAGCTGTTCTAGGTAACGGTGAAATCGTTGATAACTTCAACTTCGCAGAATTTACCAAAGGTAAAAAAGCGGTAGTTTTCTTCTACCCACTAGACTTCACTTTTGTTTGCCCATCAGAACTAATCGCATTCGATAAGCGTTTTGAAGATTTCCAAGCGAAAGGCGTTGAAGTAATCGGTGTTTCAATCGATTCTCAATTCTCTCACAACGCATGGCGTAACACTGCTGTTGAAGACGGCGGTATCGGTCAAGTTAAATACCCTCTAGTTGCTGACGTTAAGCACGAAATCTGTAAAGCATACGATGTAGAGCACCCAGAAGCAGGCGTTGCTTTCCGTGGTTCTTTCCTAATCGACGAAGACGGTGCAGTACGTCACCAAGTAGTTAACGACCTTCCACTAGGCCGTAACATCGATGAAATGCTACGCATGGTTGACGCACTAAACTTCCACCAGAAGAACGGTGAAGTTTGTCCAGCACAGTGGGAAGAAGGCAAAGCAGGTATGGATGCATCTCCAAAAGGTGTTGCAGACTACCTATCTGAGCACACTTCAGACCTAGGTAAGTAA
- a CDS encoding copper homeostasis protein CutC encodes MTMQLEVCIDNLESLHYAQQGGATRIELCSSLALGGLTPSAGFMQLAAKHATIPVYAMIRPRQGDFLFSSDDVEIMLADIHAAKHAQLQGIVVGALTCDGHVDRDILHALMKQAGTLGVTFHRAIDQCADPFAALDTVMQAGCERVLTSGLAPSAPEGITMIKRMVEHCVKHYGDQFSIMPGAGVTADNAASIIKQTGVHEIHLSGKSTRPSLMQHIDASAHMGNANVDDFAIPVTSVEKIKAVVAQIQQA; translated from the coding sequence ATCACCATGCAACTCGAAGTCTGTATTGATAATTTAGAATCCCTACACTACGCCCAACAAGGCGGCGCTACCCGTATTGAACTTTGCTCATCACTTGCGCTTGGGGGCTTAACACCCAGTGCTGGATTCATGCAGCTCGCCGCAAAACATGCCACAATTCCTGTCTATGCCATGATTCGTCCACGCCAAGGGGATTTCTTATTCTCAAGCGACGATGTAGAAATCATGCTAGCGGATATTCATGCCGCTAAGCACGCGCAACTACAAGGCATTGTTGTGGGTGCGCTAACCTGTGATGGTCATGTTGATCGCGATATTCTTCACGCCTTGATGAAACAAGCAGGCACGCTAGGTGTTACTTTCCACCGCGCTATCGACCAATGTGCCGACCCCTTTGCTGCATTAGATACTGTCATGCAAGCAGGCTGTGAGCGTGTACTTACCTCTGGATTGGCACCGAGTGCTCCTGAAGGTATCACCATGATTAAACGTATGGTGGAACACTGCGTTAAGCATTATGGCGACCAGTTCAGTATCATGCCGGGCGCTGGTGTAACAGCCGATAACGCAGCGTCAATCATCAAACAAACGGGCGTCCATGAAATCCATCTATCGGGAAAAAGCACTCGTCCAAGCTTAATGCAACATATTGATGCATCAGCACACATGGGCAACGCCAATGTGGATGACTTTGCGATTCCTGTCACTTCGGTGGAAAAAATAAAAGCCGTGGTAGCGCAGATCCAACAGGCTTAA